A DNA window from Drosophila pseudoobscura strain MV-25-SWS-2005 chromosome 2, UCI_Dpse_MV25, whole genome shotgun sequence contains the following coding sequences:
- the LOC4801919 gene encoding low choriolytic enzyme, which produces MEIVTAKKNQNPRRIIMCAQLSGVVVVVLVLVMASPPSSESAKLPTRQYPAGVDFFEHEFSSVAADEYDPYGPDIGNDDLGIDDPETMPRLFQGDIAIDPYTYITLRLGVNPMRHPKRLWPNGTIPFEISPRYVNEEREAIVQALKTFNSLTCIKFVPYDGEVEDYLLIEPPEEGPKGCWSYVGKRGGEQIVSLQRPDETSAHCFSSEGRIMHELMHAIGIYHEQSRADRDNFVKIHWENIVPRFRKNFKLISRKKGKYAFDYDYNSVMHYGEFYFSKKKGQKPTMTPLQPGVRIGQRKTISKIDCLKINELYGCLQGRRAKMYRGFCHLLGL; this is translated from the exons ATGGAAATAGTTAcagcaaagaaaaatcaaaatccaagGCGTATTATAATGTGTGCACAATTAAGTGGAGTGGTAGTGGTGGTACTAGTGCTAGTGATGGCCTCGCCACCATCCAGTGAAAGTGCCAAACTACCGACGCGCCAGTATCCCGCAGGAGTGGACTTCTTCGAGCACGAGTTCAGCAGTGTAGCAGCAG ACGAGTACGATCCGTATGGGCCGGACATTGGCAACGATGACTTGGGCATCGATGATCCGGAAACGATGCCCCGCCTGTTCCAGGGCGACATAGCCATCGATCCGTACACCTACATAACCCTGCGACTGGGCGTTAATCCAATGCGACACCCGAAGCGCCTATGGCCCAACGGCACCATACCCTTCGAGATCAGTCCACGGTACGTGAACGAGGAGCGGGAGGCCATTGTTCAGGCCCTGAAGACCTTCAACTCGCTGACCTGCATCAAGTTCGTTCCCTACGACGGCGAGGTCGAGGACTATCTGCTGATTGAGCCGCCCGAGGAAGGGCCCAAGGGCTGCTGGTCCTACGTGGGCAAGCGAGGCGGCGAGCAGATCGTGTCGCTTCAGCGGCCGGACGAGACCAGCGCACACTGCTTCAGCAGCGAGGGCCGCATCATGCACGAGCTGATGCACGCCATTGGCATCTACCACGAGCAGTCGCGCGCAGATCGCGACAATTTCGTGAAAATCCACTGGGAGAACATTGTGCCACGGTTCCGGAAGAACTTCAAGCTGATCTCCCGCAAGAAGGGAAAATATGCCTTCGACTACGACTACAACTCGGTGATGCACTACGGCGAGTTCTACTTCAGCAAGAAGAAGGGCCAAAAGCCCACCATGACGCCGCTGCAACCGGGCGTCCGCATCGGCCAGCGCAAGACGATCAGCAAGATCGACTGCCTCAAGATCAACGAGCTGTACGGCTGCCTTCAGGGCCGTCGTGCCAAAATGTACCGTGGCTTCTGCCACCTGCTGGGATTGTAG
- the SNRPG gene encoding probable small nuclear ribonucleoprotein G yields MSKAHPPELKKYMDKRMMLKLNGGRAVTGILRGFDPFMNVVLDDTIEECKDKTKNNVGMVVIRGNSIVLVEALDRV; encoded by the coding sequence ATGTCGAAAGCACATCCCCCAGAGCTGAAAAAGTACATGGACAAACGTATGATGCTGAAGCTCAACGGCGGACGCGCTGTGACCGGCATCCTGCGCGGCTTCGACCCGTTTATGAACGTGGTGCTGGACGACACCATCGAAGAGTGCAAGGACAAGACAAAGAACAACGTGGGAATGGTGGTCATCCGCGGCAACAGCATTGTCCTGGTCGAGGCCCTAGACCGGGTATAG
- the Rm62 gene encoding ATP-dependent RNA helicase p62 isoform X2 yields the protein MGRKRLFGHTAESLFLISTLDEVRTTSSSFALLCTEHPQQFHGSPSSPSRQESSVSSIPRVLLPSISQAQRAFRLSPRLLETSRTSTYSLPEADEQDTVSKRARKSPFTDPHVNTEEIKIEGVMAPHDRDFGQNSRGGRDGRGGGEDRRGGGGGGGGGGGSRFGAGGGGGDYHGVRNGRIEKRRDDRGGGGGGGGGRFGGGGGGFGGDRRGGGGSQDLPMRPVDFSNLTPFKKNFYQEHATVAARSPYEVQRYRDEHEITVRGQAQNPIQDFGEVYLPEYVTKEIRRQGYKEPTPIQAQGWPIAMSGANFVGIAKTGSGKTLGYILPAIVHINNQQPLQRGDGPIALVLAPTRELAQQIQQVATEFGSSSYVRNTCVFGGAPKGGQMRDLQRGCEIVIATPGRLIDFLSSGGTNLKRCTYLVLDEADRMLDMGFEPQIRKIVSQIRPDRQTLMWSATWPKEVKQLAEDFLGNYIQINIGSLELSANHNIRQVVEVCDEFSKEEKLKSLLSDIYDTSENPGKIIIFVETKRRVDNLVRFIRSFGVRCGAIHGDKSQSERDFVLREFRSGKSNILVATDVAARGLDVDGIKYVINFDYPQNSEDYIHRIGRTGRSNTKGTSFAFFTKNNAKQAKALVDVLREANQEINPALENLARNSRYDGGGGRSRYGGGGGGGGRFGGGGFKKGSLSNGRGFGGGGGGGGGGDGGRHTRFD from the exons ATGGGCCGAAAAAGATTATTTGGTCACACCGCCGAGTCGCTCTTCCTCATTTCCACTTTGGACGAGGTTAG AACGACCAGCAGCAGTTTCGCTTTGCTCTGCACAGAACACCCACAACAGTTCCACGGGAGTCCGAGTAGCCCCAGTCGCCAGGAGTCGAGTGTATCCAGTATACCCAGAGTATTATTACCCAGTATCTCCCAGGCACAGCGTGCGTTTCGTTTGTCACCCAGACTATTAGAAACGTCAAGAACATCCACATACTCTCTCCCAGAAGCAGACGAGCAAGACACTGTGTCCAAACGTGCGAGGAAATCGCCTTTTACTGATCCACACGTGAATACAGAGGAAATCAAAATTGAAGGAGTAAT GGCACCACACGATCGTGATTTCGGTCAAAATTCCCGTGGCGGTCGCGATGGCCGCGGTGGCGGTGAAGACCGTCGCGGCggaggtggcggcggcggcggaggaggaggatccCGCTTTGGCGCtggtggcggcggaggcgaTTACCATGGCGTCCGCAATGGACGGATTGAGAAGCGTCGCGATGAtcgcggcggcggtggtggaggcggcggtggtcgctttggcggcggtggcggtggatTCGGTGGCGATCGTCGCGGAGGCGGCGGTAGCCAGGATCTGCCAATGCGCCCAGTCGACTTCTCCAATCTGACGCCGTTCAAGAAGAACTTCTATCAGGAGCACGCCACCGTGGCGGCCCGTTCCCCGTACGAGGTGCAGCGGTATCGCGACGAGCACGAGATCACTGTGCGCGGCCAGGCCCAGAATCCCATTCAGGACTTCGGTGAGGTATACTTGCCCGAATACGTGACGAAGGAGATCCGCCGCCAGGGCTACAAGGAGCCGACACCCATTCAGGCGCAGGGCTGGCCCATCGCGATGAGCGGTGCGAACTTTGTGGGCATTGCCAAGACCGGCTCGGGCAAGACCCTGGGCTACATTCTGCCCGCCATCGTGCACATCAACAAccagcagccgctgcagcgCGGCGACGGACCCATTGCCCTGGTGCTGGCGCCAACGCGTGAGCTGGCCCAGCAGATCCAGCAGGTGGCCACCGAGTTCGGTTCGTCCTCGTATGTGCGCAACACCTGCGTTTTCGGAGGCGCCCCTAAGGGCGGCCAGATGCGCGATCTGCAGCGCGGATGCGAGATTGTTATCGCCACGCCCGGTCGCCTCATTGATTTCCTCTCGTCGGGCGGCACGAATCTGAAACGATGCACCTACCTGGTGCTGGACGAGGCCGATCGTATGCTGGACATGGGCTTCGAGCCCCAGATCCGCAAGATTGTCTCACAGATCCGTCCCGACCGTCAGACGCTCATGTGGAGCGCCACCTGGCCCAAGGAGGTCAAGCAGCTGGCCGAGGACTTCCTCGGCAACTACATCCAGATCAACATCGGTTCCCTCGAATTGTCAGCCAATCACAACATCCGCCAGGTGGTGGAAGTGTGCGATGAGTTTAGCAAGGAAGAGAA GCTTAAGAGTCTCCTGTCGGACATTTATGACACCAGCGAGAATCCCGGCAAGATCATCATCTTTGTGGAGACGAAGCGACGCGTGGACAATCTGGTGCGATTCATACGCAGCTTCGGCGTGCGTTGCGGCGCCATTCACGGCGACAAGTCACAGTCGGAGCGTGATTTTGTCCTTCGCGAATTCCGTTCGGGCAAATCGAACATTCTGGTAGCCACCGATGTGGCGGCCCGTGGTCTGG ATGTGGATGGCATTAAGTATGTCATCAACTTTGACTACCCACAAAACAGCGAGGACTATATCCATCGCATTGGACGGACAGGACGTTCCAACACCAAGGGCACATCCTTTGCCTTCTTCACCAAGAACAATGCCAAGCAGGCCAAGGCGCTTGTCGACGTGCTCAGAGAGGCTAATCAG GAAATCAATCCTGCCCTGGAGAATCTTGCCCGCAACTCCCGCTACGACGGTGGCGGCGGACGCTCCCGAtatggcggtggtggcggcggcggcggtcgTTTCGGCGGCGGTGGCTTCAAGAAGGGCAGCCTGAGCAATGGACGCGGctttggcggcggcggcggcggtggtggtggcggcgacGGTGGTCGGCACACGCGCTTCGACTAA
- the Rm62 gene encoding ATP-dependent RNA helicase p62 isoform X3 — translation MGRKRLFGHTAESLFLISTLDEVRTTSSSFALLCTEHPQQFHGSPSSPSRQESSVSSIPRVLLPSISQAQRAFRLSPRLLETSRTSTYSLPEADEQDTVSKRARKSPFTDPHVNTEEIKIEGVMAPHDRDFGQNSRGGRDGRGGGEDRRGGGGGGGGGGGSRFGAGGGGGDYHGVRNGRIEKRRDDRGGGGGGGGGRFGGGGGGFGGDRRGGGGSQDLPMRPVDFSNLTPFKKNFYQEHATVAARSPYEVQRYRDEHEITVRGQAQNPIQDFGEVYLPEYVTKEIRRQGYKEPTPIQAQGWPIAMSGANFVGIAKTGSGKTLGYILPAIVHINNQQPLQRGDGPIALVLAPTRELAQQIQQVATEFGSSSYVRNTCVFGGAPKGGQMRDLQRGCEIVIATPGRLIDFLSSGGTNLKRCTYLVLDEADRMLDMGFEPQIRKIVSQIRPDRQTLMWSATWPKEVKQLAEDFLGNYIQINIGSLELSANHNIRQVVEVCDEFSKEEKLKSLLSDIYDTSENPGKIIIFVETKRRVDNLVRFIRSFGVRCGAIHGDKSQSERDFVLREFRSGKSNILVATDVAARGLEADCCSMMGRINEINERPVLPLRVLVT, via the exons ATGGGCCGAAAAAGATTATTTGGTCACACCGCCGAGTCGCTCTTCCTCATTTCCACTTTGGACGAGGTTAG AACGACCAGCAGCAGTTTCGCTTTGCTCTGCACAGAACACCCACAACAGTTCCACGGGAGTCCGAGTAGCCCCAGTCGCCAGGAGTCGAGTGTATCCAGTATACCCAGAGTATTATTACCCAGTATCTCCCAGGCACAGCGTGCGTTTCGTTTGTCACCCAGACTATTAGAAACGTCAAGAACATCCACATACTCTCTCCCAGAAGCAGACGAGCAAGACACTGTGTCCAAACGTGCGAGGAAATCGCCTTTTACTGATCCACACGTGAATACAGAGGAAATCAAAATTGAAGGAGTAAT GGCACCACACGATCGTGATTTCGGTCAAAATTCCCGTGGCGGTCGCGATGGCCGCGGTGGCGGTGAAGACCGTCGCGGCggaggtggcggcggcggcggaggaggaggatccCGCTTTGGCGCtggtggcggcggaggcgaTTACCATGGCGTCCGCAATGGACGGATTGAGAAGCGTCGCGATGAtcgcggcggcggtggtggaggcggcggtggtcgctttggcggcggtggcggtggatTCGGTGGCGATCGTCGCGGAGGCGGCGGTAGCCAGGATCTGCCAATGCGCCCAGTCGACTTCTCCAATCTGACGCCGTTCAAGAAGAACTTCTATCAGGAGCACGCCACCGTGGCGGCCCGTTCCCCGTACGAGGTGCAGCGGTATCGCGACGAGCACGAGATCACTGTGCGCGGCCAGGCCCAGAATCCCATTCAGGACTTCGGTGAGGTATACTTGCCCGAATACGTGACGAAGGAGATCCGCCGCCAGGGCTACAAGGAGCCGACACCCATTCAGGCGCAGGGCTGGCCCATCGCGATGAGCGGTGCGAACTTTGTGGGCATTGCCAAGACCGGCTCGGGCAAGACCCTGGGCTACATTCTGCCCGCCATCGTGCACATCAACAAccagcagccgctgcagcgCGGCGACGGACCCATTGCCCTGGTGCTGGCGCCAACGCGTGAGCTGGCCCAGCAGATCCAGCAGGTGGCCACCGAGTTCGGTTCGTCCTCGTATGTGCGCAACACCTGCGTTTTCGGAGGCGCCCCTAAGGGCGGCCAGATGCGCGATCTGCAGCGCGGATGCGAGATTGTTATCGCCACGCCCGGTCGCCTCATTGATTTCCTCTCGTCGGGCGGCACGAATCTGAAACGATGCACCTACCTGGTGCTGGACGAGGCCGATCGTATGCTGGACATGGGCTTCGAGCCCCAGATCCGCAAGATTGTCTCACAGATCCGTCCCGACCGTCAGACGCTCATGTGGAGCGCCACCTGGCCCAAGGAGGTCAAGCAGCTGGCCGAGGACTTCCTCGGCAACTACATCCAGATCAACATCGGTTCCCTCGAATTGTCAGCCAATCACAACATCCGCCAGGTGGTGGAAGTGTGCGATGAGTTTAGCAAGGAAGAGAA GCTTAAGAGTCTCCTGTCGGACATTTATGACACCAGCGAGAATCCCGGCAAGATCATCATCTTTGTGGAGACGAAGCGACGCGTGGACAATCTGGTGCGATTCATACGCAGCTTCGGCGTGCGTTGCGGCGCCATTCACGGCGACAAGTCACAGTCGGAGCGTGATTTTGTCCTTCGCGAATTCCGTTCGGGCAAATCGAACATTCTGGTAGCCACCGATGTGGCGGCCCGTGGTCTGG AGGCCGATTGTTGTAGTATGATGGGGAGGATAAATGAGATAAATGAGCGACCCGTGCTACCCTTGCGAGTACTCGTAACTTGA
- the Rm62 gene encoding ATP-dependent RNA helicase p62 isoform X1, whose protein sequence is MLKLMQYVTRKSCETVARPACSWGNLLISPSSAEKCITQRRHFLFSSTNRTTSSSFALLCTEHPQQFHGSPSSPSRQESSVSSIPRVLLPSISQAQRAFRLSPRLLETSRTSTYSLPEADEQDTVSKRARKSPFTDPHVNTEEIKIEGVMAPHDRDFGQNSRGGRDGRGGGEDRRGGGGGGGGGGGSRFGAGGGGGDYHGVRNGRIEKRRDDRGGGGGGGGGRFGGGGGGFGGDRRGGGGSQDLPMRPVDFSNLTPFKKNFYQEHATVAARSPYEVQRYRDEHEITVRGQAQNPIQDFGEVYLPEYVTKEIRRQGYKEPTPIQAQGWPIAMSGANFVGIAKTGSGKTLGYILPAIVHINNQQPLQRGDGPIALVLAPTRELAQQIQQVATEFGSSSYVRNTCVFGGAPKGGQMRDLQRGCEIVIATPGRLIDFLSSGGTNLKRCTYLVLDEADRMLDMGFEPQIRKIVSQIRPDRQTLMWSATWPKEVKQLAEDFLGNYIQINIGSLELSANHNIRQVVEVCDEFSKEEKLKSLLSDIYDTSENPGKIIIFVETKRRVDNLVRFIRSFGVRCGAIHGDKSQSERDFVLREFRSGKSNILVATDVAARGLDVDGIKYVINFDYPQNSEDYIHRIGRTGRSNTKGTSFAFFTKNNAKQAKALVDVLREANQEINPALENLARNSRYDGGGGRSRYGGGGGGGGRFGGGGFKKGSLSNGRGFGGGGGGGGGGDGGRHTRFD, encoded by the exons atgctaAAGTTAATGCAATACGTGACGCGAAAGTCGTGCGAGACCGTCGCACGGCCGGCGTGCAGCTGGGGCAACTTATTGATTTCACCAAGCAGTGCGGAAAAATGTATAACGCAACGTCgccattttcttttttcctcgACCAACAGAACGACCAGCAGCAGTTTCGCTTTGCTCTGCACAGAACACCCACAACAGTTCCACGGGAGTCCGAGTAGCCCCAGTCGCCAGGAGTCGAGTGTATCCAGTATACCCAGAGTATTATTACCCAGTATCTCCCAGGCACAGCGTGCGTTTCGTTTGTCACCCAGACTATTAGAAACGTCAAGAACATCCACATACTCTCTCCCAGAAGCAGACGAGCAAGACACTGTGTCCAAACGTGCGAGGAAATCGCCTTTTACTGATCCACACGTGAATACAGAGGAAATCAAAATTGAAGGAGTAAT GGCACCACACGATCGTGATTTCGGTCAAAATTCCCGTGGCGGTCGCGATGGCCGCGGTGGCGGTGAAGACCGTCGCGGCggaggtggcggcggcggcggaggaggaggatccCGCTTTGGCGCtggtggcggcggaggcgaTTACCATGGCGTCCGCAATGGACGGATTGAGAAGCGTCGCGATGAtcgcggcggcggtggtggaggcggcggtggtcgctttggcggcggtggcggtggatTCGGTGGCGATCGTCGCGGAGGCGGCGGTAGCCAGGATCTGCCAATGCGCCCAGTCGACTTCTCCAATCTGACGCCGTTCAAGAAGAACTTCTATCAGGAGCACGCCACCGTGGCGGCCCGTTCCCCGTACGAGGTGCAGCGGTATCGCGACGAGCACGAGATCACTGTGCGCGGCCAGGCCCAGAATCCCATTCAGGACTTCGGTGAGGTATACTTGCCCGAATACGTGACGAAGGAGATCCGCCGCCAGGGCTACAAGGAGCCGACACCCATTCAGGCGCAGGGCTGGCCCATCGCGATGAGCGGTGCGAACTTTGTGGGCATTGCCAAGACCGGCTCGGGCAAGACCCTGGGCTACATTCTGCCCGCCATCGTGCACATCAACAAccagcagccgctgcagcgCGGCGACGGACCCATTGCCCTGGTGCTGGCGCCAACGCGTGAGCTGGCCCAGCAGATCCAGCAGGTGGCCACCGAGTTCGGTTCGTCCTCGTATGTGCGCAACACCTGCGTTTTCGGAGGCGCCCCTAAGGGCGGCCAGATGCGCGATCTGCAGCGCGGATGCGAGATTGTTATCGCCACGCCCGGTCGCCTCATTGATTTCCTCTCGTCGGGCGGCACGAATCTGAAACGATGCACCTACCTGGTGCTGGACGAGGCCGATCGTATGCTGGACATGGGCTTCGAGCCCCAGATCCGCAAGATTGTCTCACAGATCCGTCCCGACCGTCAGACGCTCATGTGGAGCGCCACCTGGCCCAAGGAGGTCAAGCAGCTGGCCGAGGACTTCCTCGGCAACTACATCCAGATCAACATCGGTTCCCTCGAATTGTCAGCCAATCACAACATCCGCCAGGTGGTGGAAGTGTGCGATGAGTTTAGCAAGGAAGAGAA GCTTAAGAGTCTCCTGTCGGACATTTATGACACCAGCGAGAATCCCGGCAAGATCATCATCTTTGTGGAGACGAAGCGACGCGTGGACAATCTGGTGCGATTCATACGCAGCTTCGGCGTGCGTTGCGGCGCCATTCACGGCGACAAGTCACAGTCGGAGCGTGATTTTGTCCTTCGCGAATTCCGTTCGGGCAAATCGAACATTCTGGTAGCCACCGATGTGGCGGCCCGTGGTCTGG ATGTGGATGGCATTAAGTATGTCATCAACTTTGACTACCCACAAAACAGCGAGGACTATATCCATCGCATTGGACGGACAGGACGTTCCAACACCAAGGGCACATCCTTTGCCTTCTTCACCAAGAACAATGCCAAGCAGGCCAAGGCGCTTGTCGACGTGCTCAGAGAGGCTAATCAG GAAATCAATCCTGCCCTGGAGAATCTTGCCCGCAACTCCCGCTACGACGGTGGCGGCGGACGCTCCCGAtatggcggtggtggcggcggcggcggtcgTTTCGGCGGCGGTGGCTTCAAGAAGGGCAGCCTGAGCAATGGACGCGGctttggcggcggcggcggcggtggtggtggcggcgacGGTGGTCGGCACACGCGCTTCGACTAA
- the Rm62 gene encoding ATP-dependent RNA helicase p62 isoform X4 translates to MRAKAPHDRDFGQNSRGGRDGRGGGEDRRGGGGGGGGGGGSRFGAGGGGGDYHGVRNGRIEKRRDDRGGGGGGGGGRFGGGGGGFGGDRRGGGGSQDLPMRPVDFSNLTPFKKNFYQEHATVAARSPYEVQRYRDEHEITVRGQAQNPIQDFGEVYLPEYVTKEIRRQGYKEPTPIQAQGWPIAMSGANFVGIAKTGSGKTLGYILPAIVHINNQQPLQRGDGPIALVLAPTRELAQQIQQVATEFGSSSYVRNTCVFGGAPKGGQMRDLQRGCEIVIATPGRLIDFLSSGGTNLKRCTYLVLDEADRMLDMGFEPQIRKIVSQIRPDRQTLMWSATWPKEVKQLAEDFLGNYIQINIGSLELSANHNIRQVVEVCDEFSKEEKLKSLLSDIYDTSENPGKIIIFVETKRRVDNLVRFIRSFGVRCGAIHGDKSQSERDFVLREFRSGKSNILVATDVAARGLDVDGIKYVINFDYPQNSEDYIHRIGRTGRSNTKGTSFAFFTKNNAKQAKALVDVLREANQEINPALENLARNSRYDGGGGRSRYGGGGGGGGRFGGGGFKKGSLSNGRGFGGGGGGGGGGDGGRHTRFD, encoded by the exons ATGCGAGCAAA GGCACCACACGATCGTGATTTCGGTCAAAATTCCCGTGGCGGTCGCGATGGCCGCGGTGGCGGTGAAGACCGTCGCGGCggaggtggcggcggcggcggaggaggaggatccCGCTTTGGCGCtggtggcggcggaggcgaTTACCATGGCGTCCGCAATGGACGGATTGAGAAGCGTCGCGATGAtcgcggcggcggtggtggaggcggcggtggtcgctttggcggcggtggcggtggatTCGGTGGCGATCGTCGCGGAGGCGGCGGTAGCCAGGATCTGCCAATGCGCCCAGTCGACTTCTCCAATCTGACGCCGTTCAAGAAGAACTTCTATCAGGAGCACGCCACCGTGGCGGCCCGTTCCCCGTACGAGGTGCAGCGGTATCGCGACGAGCACGAGATCACTGTGCGCGGCCAGGCCCAGAATCCCATTCAGGACTTCGGTGAGGTATACTTGCCCGAATACGTGACGAAGGAGATCCGCCGCCAGGGCTACAAGGAGCCGACACCCATTCAGGCGCAGGGCTGGCCCATCGCGATGAGCGGTGCGAACTTTGTGGGCATTGCCAAGACCGGCTCGGGCAAGACCCTGGGCTACATTCTGCCCGCCATCGTGCACATCAACAAccagcagccgctgcagcgCGGCGACGGACCCATTGCCCTGGTGCTGGCGCCAACGCGTGAGCTGGCCCAGCAGATCCAGCAGGTGGCCACCGAGTTCGGTTCGTCCTCGTATGTGCGCAACACCTGCGTTTTCGGAGGCGCCCCTAAGGGCGGCCAGATGCGCGATCTGCAGCGCGGATGCGAGATTGTTATCGCCACGCCCGGTCGCCTCATTGATTTCCTCTCGTCGGGCGGCACGAATCTGAAACGATGCACCTACCTGGTGCTGGACGAGGCCGATCGTATGCTGGACATGGGCTTCGAGCCCCAGATCCGCAAGATTGTCTCACAGATCCGTCCCGACCGTCAGACGCTCATGTGGAGCGCCACCTGGCCCAAGGAGGTCAAGCAGCTGGCCGAGGACTTCCTCGGCAACTACATCCAGATCAACATCGGTTCCCTCGAATTGTCAGCCAATCACAACATCCGCCAGGTGGTGGAAGTGTGCGATGAGTTTAGCAAGGAAGAGAA GCTTAAGAGTCTCCTGTCGGACATTTATGACACCAGCGAGAATCCCGGCAAGATCATCATCTTTGTGGAGACGAAGCGACGCGTGGACAATCTGGTGCGATTCATACGCAGCTTCGGCGTGCGTTGCGGCGCCATTCACGGCGACAAGTCACAGTCGGAGCGTGATTTTGTCCTTCGCGAATTCCGTTCGGGCAAATCGAACATTCTGGTAGCCACCGATGTGGCGGCCCGTGGTCTGG ATGTGGATGGCATTAAGTATGTCATCAACTTTGACTACCCACAAAACAGCGAGGACTATATCCATCGCATTGGACGGACAGGACGTTCCAACACCAAGGGCACATCCTTTGCCTTCTTCACCAAGAACAATGCCAAGCAGGCCAAGGCGCTTGTCGACGTGCTCAGAGAGGCTAATCAG GAAATCAATCCTGCCCTGGAGAATCTTGCCCGCAACTCCCGCTACGACGGTGGCGGCGGACGCTCCCGAtatggcggtggtggcggcggcggcggtcgTTTCGGCGGCGGTGGCTTCAAGAAGGGCAGCCTGAGCAATGGACGCGGctttggcggcggcggcggcggtggtggtggcggcgacGGTGGTCGGCACACGCGCTTCGACTAA
- the LOC6897384 gene encoding akirin-like: MASATLKRALDRESMNQRAPKRRHCNPFGQSAVPSRDRDGPTISSRLAQTPRNRFAKDSFEPSPFSEAALAEMSPDKMAKNLCHEIKRLHKGKQLPLTAAAIESSSSEMGSDSPPNLMRHCEKALFTFQQVQLICEGMIKERENQLRERYESVLATKLHKQHDAFVKFTYDQIQCRYKAAPSYLS; this comes from the coding sequence ATGGCCAGTGCCACACTGAAACGCGCCTTGGACCGGGAGTCGATGAACCAGCGGGCCCCCAAGCGTAGGCATTGCAATCCCTTCGGCCAGTCGGCGGTCCCGTCGCGAGACCGCGATGGACCCACCATCTCTTCGCGGTTAGCGCAGACGCCCAGAAATCGCTTCGCCAAAGACAGCTTCGAGCCGAGCCCCTTCTCGGAGGCCGCTCTGGCCGAAATGTCGCCTGacaaaatggccaaaaatttGTGCCACGAAATCAAAAGACTGCACAAAGGCAAGCAATTGCCTCTCACGGCGGCCGCCATTGAGTCGAGCAGTTCGGAAATGGGTTCGGACAGTCCACCGAACCTGATGCGGCACTGCGAGAAGGCGTTGTTCACATTCCAACAGGTGCAGCTCATATGCGAGGGCATGATCAAGGAGCGCGAGAATCAGCTGCGCGAGCGCTACGAGTCCGTACTGGCCACCAAACTGCACAAGCAGCACGATGCCTTTGTGAAGTTCACGTACGACCAGATACAGTGTCGTTACAAGGCAGCGCCCAGTTACTTGTCGTAG